CGCCTGTGGGGCGTGGCCGACGAACCGCGACCGTTGGCCGTGCAGATCTGGGACAACGACCCGGCGATTCTCGCCGAGGTCGGCGCCAAACTCGCGCACGAGTTTCGCGTCAGCGTGGTCGACATCAACTTCGGCTGCCCTGTGAAGCAAGTCACCGAAAAAGCGCACAGCGGATCGTATCTGCTCAAGCATCCTGATCGGGTCGCGGCGATCGTGGCGCGAGTGGCCCAGGCCTGCGCCCCCACGCCGGTCACCGCCAAGATTCGGCTGGGCTGCACGCGCGATCGCATCAACGCCATCGACGTGGCGCAAGTGGTCGAAGGGGCCGGCGGCGCCGCGCTCACCGTCCACGGCCGCACCGCCCAAGACTACTTCAAGGGCACGGCCGACTGGGAACGGATTGCCGAGATCAAGCCCTATCTCAAACGCATCCCCTTGATCGGCAACGGCGATCTGGCTTCGGTTGAAGCGGTGCTGCAGGTGTTTCGCCGTTACCCGGTCGATGGCGTCATGATCGCCCGCGCGGCGCTCGCCAAACCGTGGCTGTTTCGCCAAGTGCAGTCGGCCCTGCGCGGCGAACCAATCGCCGCCGACCCCACCTTGGCCGAGGAGCGCGCCCTGCTTCTGACACACTACGATCTGGTGGTCCGCCGCTTCGGCGTCGAAAAAGGGACCATCCTGATGCGCAAGTACGCCTGCTGCTACGCGCAAGGGCGCCCCGGCGCGCGCGAGTTTCGCACCTATGTCTCCAAAGCCGCCGACGCGCAGGCCTTCCACCAGATTGTCGAACGATATTTTCCGCAAGAAAGTGAAGCTGTTCCTGCCGCGAACGGTGACGACGACAATTGCGGCGAGTCAAGCGAACTCGACGCGGAGTAAGTAACTCGTGCTACAGGGACAGACGAATGCCAATCCTCGTTCAGTGTACGGAATGTGGTCGCAGCTTTCGTGTCCGCGAAGAATTGGCAGGTCGAACTGCCAAGTGCGGCGGTTGTCATTCGCGACTCGTCATTCCAAAGGTCTCTGTCGCCGCTCCCCAACAATTCGAAGCGCCTTTCGATCTCGCTAGCTTCACTAAAGAACTTCGCGCCGCGCTCGCCAAGTCGACACCCGATCGCAAGATCTCAAATGGCTATCGACTCGCCGTGATGCTGGCGACTCTTACCCTACTGGCGCTGCCTATCGGCTATCTAGCGATTGTCGGGGCCGCTGCCTTCCTCTTGATTCGGCTCGGCACGTCGCAATTGGGGGCGTTCAGCGTGTTGGACATCGCGCTGTTCGCCGCCGGTTGCGTTGTCGTGCTGTTCTTGCTGCGGCCGATTCCCTGGCTTTTCTATCGCGCGTCGCCAGATGTGTTTCCAATCTTTCCGATCCGTCGATATCCCCTCATCGAAGCGATCGCGCGCGAAATCAGCCTTGCGCAGGGCAGCCCAATGCCAACTCACTTAAAGTTTGATTGCGAGCTCAACGCGTCGGCTTCGTTCGGCCACCGACTGAGCGACGTGATCCGGCAAAAACAGATGGTGCTGACCATCGGTTTGCCGTTGCTTCGTAATCTATCGACAACTCAGATCGCGGGTATCATCGCCCACGAGATGACGCACTTTGACCAGCGGCAATCATTTCGACTCACCGTGCTCGGAAGGTGGCTTTCGAATTGGGTGCGCTTTGTCGCCGAACAGCGCAACGACGTCACGTTGCAATCCGTGCTAAGGGCGCAATGGCGTATCGAACGCTTCGTTCGCGCCGTCATCGCCATGGGTTTGGGGCTAGCTCAAGCGTTGCTTGTAACGTTGCATTCTATTGCCGAATTAATGGTTGCCGCCGTCTCCAGACAGATGGAGCGCTATGCCTATCGCCGACAAGCCATGCTTGTCGGCTCCGTTGCCTTTGCAGAAACAATGCTTTGGCTCAACAAGGGAGCTATGGCGCAGCGCAGCGTGGATCGGTCCTTGTCGCAATCTCTGGAACGACGTACGCTCCCGGACAATTTGCCAGAGCTATTCCGTATCTGCGTCGCGGACCTGTCCGCGGATCACATTACGGCCCTCAAGGAACGATTAACCACGGAACGCGCAGGATTGCTCGACTCACATCCGAGCTATCGCGACACGATGTATGACCTCCGCAAGACCAACCCGCCTGCTTTGTTGACTGATCGCGCCGAGGCATATCGATTGATCGTCGATTTTGAGGGGCTTTGCCGAGCAGTTACCCGCGCTCGCTATTACGAGCTTTTGGGCGGTGACCTGTCATTGGTAACAATCGCTCCGATCCAGGAGATTTTTCCCTACTGGGAAGCTGCCAACTCCTCAGCGCCGGCTCAATTCCCCGGCAATTGAGCCGGTTAAGAGTATATTGTTTGCAGGCGCTAATTCTCGTCCCGCTCCACCGTCACCGCCATCACCACCGGCGCCGATTGATCCGGCCCCTTCACGAACTCAATCTTGGCGATGGTTTCCTTGGGCCGCGCCGGCGCAACGGCCAAGTAGCGAATCTGCTGCTCGCGCAGCTTGAACGCCAGTTGCGACTTCGGCACATCCACCACCCGAATGTAGTCGGCGAAGTGTTCGCCATTTTTCAGTTCGTGATCCTCGGTTGAGCCGTCCGCGTAGTGCAATCGCACGATCAGGCTCACGCTCCCCTTCATGCCGACCGGGTATCCCCAACCGCTCACGCCTGACAGCAGGTGAATCTTGGTGGCCGCGGTGTTGCAATCCAGCGTCACGGAAGTCGGCAGGCGCCGACACATCTCGCTAGCCGGCGAATACAACAGAATGATATTTTCCGTGCGATCCCCCTGAGGATCGACAAGCTGAAACGGCGCCTCGTCGACCCGCTTCGTTCCCCAATCGTCGAACACCAATCGCTCGGCGTCAGCCTCTCGGCTGTAGAACATGCCGCGCGTGCTGATCGCGGTCGCCGCTTTGGCGATCGACAGCGGCACAAACCGCCCCTTCACGCTCAAGAATTCGAGTAGCGCCGCCAAATCGTCCGCTGGCAACTTCTCGAACCCCTCGGGCATCACCGACAACGGCGAAGCCGCGAACTCGTCGATTTCGTCGCGCTGCACCACATGCCGCTTTGCTTGGCTATCGAGCAATTCAACCGAGGTCTTGGTCTCCGCGAGCAACAGTCCCGTGAGGATCAGGCCATCGGTCGTGGTGACCACGTACTGCCGAAAATTACCTTCCACCGATCGATTGGGGTCGAGGACATCGGTCAATATCTCGGCTCGTGGACGTACAGCCATGCCAGTCAAGTCGGGTCCAATTCGTTCGCCCAGGTCGCCGTGCCGATGGCACTTGGCGCAGTTCTGCTCGAACACCAATTTGCCGCGCGTCACATCGCCGCGCCGCTCGGCGATGGGCAACAACTCGCTGAGCACGCGCTGGCGGTCTTCCGACGGTAACCGGTTGTTGCCGGCCGATAGCTTCTTCGCTCGCTGGGCGAGCGCGGCCTCGGGATGATGCACCAGGTTCTGCCATTGGTCGGCGCTCAGGTCGTCGGCCGAAACCGTGCCGCGGGCTACGGCGTCGAGCAACCGCGCCGTCCATGAGCTGCGCCGCAGGAGCGTGGCGACTGCCTGCGTGCGACTGGTGGGCGTCAGCCGTGGCCAGCATTCAATTAACAGTTCGCCAATCTCCGCGCGCGAACTGGTCGCCAGCGCGTCCAGTATGCCAGCCACCAGCGCAGGCGACGATCGCGGCGTAATCAAGTCCGTCAGCCGTCGTAGCGCTTCATCATGGCGCGCCATCGCGACCAATTGTCGCACCGCCTCAATCCGCTTGTCGTCATCCCGCTCGGCGTCGGCGGCCTGCTCGACTAGCTTCGCTTCGACCTGCCGCACTTGCTCGGCGAACGCGTCGCCGATCCCCCATTGCTGGGTCAATTTCGCCAACGTGAGCTGGCCTTCCACGTCGACGAGTCCCATCAGTCGATTCAACGCGCCAAGTTGCTCCTCGTTCAACTCAACTGCCTCGCGGCCACTCCAACCACCAGCCAGGCCGCCGATTGCCGCCCCCGCGATTGCTGGTTCGCTCGACGACAGCGCAACAACTAGTTCGCCGATCCTTGCGTGATCGTCGCCGGCGGCCCAGTGCCGACTGACCACTCGAACGGCCTCCGCCAATGCCGGCGGCGCTGCGGTCTTGTCCCGAACAGCGGCGGCTAACAAGAACGCCAGATCACAACGGGCAGCCGCGGCAATGGCCGCCGTCGGCAGCCAGCGGTCCTTGGCCACTGCGTCATGACGCAATAAGCCGGCCAACGCCCGCGCCGCGTCGTCCGAGGCCGGCATCTCGGCCAAGGTCAATAGCGCGGCCAGGCAAACTGTTGGCTGTTCGGCATCAAGTGCTCCCGAGGCCAACAATCGCTCCACACACGTTGCGTCGCGCGCTAGCGCCGCGAGCGCCGCCATCCGTACGCTCGTCTTCTTCGACCGTAGCGCGGCATCCAGCGCCTGACTCCATTCACGCCGTTCGACTTCCAGCCCGGTCAGCAGTCCCAACGCGTGTGGCGCCGCCACGCCATCGGCCGCGACCAATTGCGTCCATTGAGCCGCGATGTCTGTCTTTCCACGTTCGTACAGCAATCGCTGGGCGTGCAATCGCGCCGCCATGTTGTCGCTAGCCAGCGCTGCGATGAGCCCGGCGACATTGTCGCTCGCCAGCCCGGCCGCCGCTGGCGGCGCATCGCCATAATGGATGCGATAAATGCGCCCGTGCGATTTGTCGCGCTGCGGCGTGATATAGGCGTTACCGGCGCCAGTTTCAAATCCTGGCGGCGTCGGGTTGTGCCGCACAATGTAGTTGTACCAATCGATCATCCACACCGATCCATCGAGCGCCATCTGCGTTTCGATCGGCGCCGTCCACGGATCGTCGCTCGCCAGCAGGTTGAATCCATCCCTCGCCACATAGCCGCTGCCGCGCGGCGTCAGCCAATCGATATGCACCAGGTGGCCGGTCGGCTCGCAAACCAGCGCTGCGCGATCACGATACGCTGGCGGAAACTGCGCCGCCGTGTATATCGTCTGTCCGGCAGCGGCCGTGTAACCGCCATACGAATCGACCTGCCGCAGGTCGTGCCCAACGGGGTGCATCTGCTTATGGTCTTCGATCTCCGCCCAACCCATGCCGTGCCAGCCGCGCACCTGCTCAAAGTAGCGGTTCGGAATCGCCAGATGCACCGAGTGCTGATTGTTGGCGGTCGATACAAACACCTCCCCCGTTTCTCGAAAACCCAATCCCCAGGTGTTGTTGCTGGTGCTGGTGAGCACCTCCAGCTTGGAGCCATCGGGCTTGAATCGAATCACCCCCTGTTTGAAGCGGTGCGTTTCGCCGCCGGCGGTCACCTCGCCGCCACTGTAGCCCACCGTGGCCCACACCCAGTTATCCATTCCCCAGCGAAAATTGCTGTGTACCGCATGCGTGTCCATCTTGCCAAAGCCGGTGTACAGCACATCACGCCGATCGGCGACCAGGTCGCCATCGGTGTCGCGCAGATGAACAATGTGCGGCGCCAGTGCGACCAGCACCCCGTCGCGATACGGTAATAGCGACGTCGGAATATTCAACCCGTCGGCAAACACCGTGAATCGGTCGGCGCGCCCGTCGCCATCGGTGTCCTCGCAAATCTTGATGCGATCATGCCCGGCAAATGGTTCCAGCACGTCGTTTGGATAGTCCACACTCTCGACCACCCATACTCTTCCGCGTTCATCCTCGGCCATGGTGAGCGGCTTAACGATGTCCGGCTCGGTGGCGAATAAACGCACTGCGAATCCCTCGGGCAGGTGCATGCGCCGCATCGAGTCTTCGGGCGCGAGTGGCTGGGGCGGTTCGGTGGTCAACGCGCGATGCGTGTACTGCTCCACCGACAACTCCTCCGCCGCCGGCGCTTCGTCGGCCGCTGCCGCGGCCCAACGTGCTGCGCGCGCCAGTAAATCGGTGAACTCAGGCTGGCCCCAGGTGCGCTCGTCGTGCCCCAGCGCCGTGTAGAAGATCCTTCCCCGACCAAGCCCGCGCACCCACGCGTACGGCTCGTATCCGCCATCCTCCGCGCGCACCGCCAGCACACGATTGTCATTGGCAAGCTGATCGTGAACGTACGTTTCGTCCCAGGTTGAAAAGTTCCGCCAACCTTGCGTAATTGCATGCTGAGCGTCGACGACGACCGACCGGAACTCCCCCGTCCCATGATGATGAAACCTTCCGCCAATCAGGCGCGTGTAGGCGTCGCTATTGCGAAACGCGTGCGAAGCGCAATGGACCGCCACTAACCCGCCCCCTTGCCGCAGATAAGCGAGCAGCGACCGCTCCGCCTCGGGCGGCAACTCGCCGTCGTCCTTATAAATGAACAGGCAATCGCAATGGGCCAGCGATTCGTCGCCAAGCGTGCTGGCCACGTCCTCCGAGTAGGTGAGCGCCACGCCGGCGCTCGCCAAGCGGGGCGACGCCAGACGGATCATCTCGGCCGTGCGATGGCTGCCGCCAGAGCCCCCCAGCGCCAGCACGCGCAGCTTCGGCTTTGTCTGTCCGCCATTGGCCACCGAGCCAAAAAAGCAAAGGCCCAGCAAACAAACGCCCAACCGCCAGAGCACGCCAGCCCGACCAATCATTCGCGCCATCTCCTTGCGATTCCGCGACCTTGGCGCACGATGCCTGTACCAAGGCCCACAACCGGCTACCATGATAAACCTGCTCCAGGCCGTGAGTCATCAAGCGCGGCTACCCCAGCACCCGAGGCGCATCATGCAGGCCGAAGTGATATCGATCGGCGACGAGTTGACTAGCGGCCAACGGCTCGACACCAACAGCCAATGGTTGAGCGAGCGCCTCGGCGAACTCGGTGTGCGCGTCCTGTATCACTCCACCGTCGCCGACGATCTGGACGCCAATGTTCGAGTCTTTCAAACCGCCGCCGAGCGCGCCGATGTCATCGTCGCCACTGGCGGGCTGGGGCCAACGGCGGACGATCTCACGCGCGACGCGATCGCCGCTATGGCGGGGCGCCCGTTGGTGCTGAACCAGGAAGTGCTCGAATACATCCGCGCGCTCTTCGCCCGCTTCGGCCGCGACATGCCGGAAAAGAACCAGGTGCAGGCGCTTTTTCCCGAAGGTAGCCGCGTCATCCCCAACCCCAACGGCACGGCGCCCGGCATCGATATGGATATCGCGCGAACCGGGCGCGGCCCAAGTCGCATTTTCGCGCTGCCCGGCGTGCCGGCCGAAATGATGGAGATGTGGCGCGCCACCGTCGAACCCGCCATCGCCGCCCTGGTCGGCGCCAGCCGAGTCATTCGTCACCGCCGCATCAAGTGTTTTGGCGTCGGCGAGAGCCACCTCGAACAGATGCTCCCCGACATCATCCGCCGCGGGCGCGACCCATCGGTCGGCATCACCGTCAGCGGCGCCGTCATCACGCTGCGCATTACGGCGGCCGGCGCCTCTCCAGACGACTGCCTGGCCGCCATGGCGCCCACCATTGCCACCATCCACGAATGTCTCGGTGACATCGTCTATGGCGAGGAAGAAGACGAACTCGAACACGCCGTCCATCGCCTGCTGGCCGAGAAACAATTGACGCTCGCCAGCGCCGAGTGGGGCACTGGCGGTCTGATCGCCCAGGAACTCAGCAGCCTGGACCAACCGCAACAGCGATTCCTGGGGGGCGTTGTCGTAACCAGCGCCGCCGCAATCGAGTCCGCGCTCGGCGTTCCGCCTCACCTGTTGGAACAACATGGCG
This is a stretch of genomic DNA from Pirellulales bacterium. It encodes these proteins:
- a CDS encoding M48 family metalloprotease; translated protein: MPILVQCTECGRSFRVREELAGRTAKCGGCHSRLVIPKVSVAAPQQFEAPFDLASFTKELRAALAKSTPDRKISNGYRLAVMLATLTLLALPIGYLAIVGAAAFLLIRLGTSQLGAFSVLDIALFAAGCVVVLFLLRPIPWLFYRASPDVFPIFPIRRYPLIEAIAREISLAQGSPMPTHLKFDCELNASASFGHRLSDVIRQKQMVLTIGLPLLRNLSTTQIAGIIAHEMTHFDQRQSFRLTVLGRWLSNWVRFVAEQRNDVTLQSVLRAQWRIERFVRAVIAMGLGLAQALLVTLHSIAELMVAAVSRQMERYAYRRQAMLVGSVAFAETMLWLNKGAMAQRSVDRSLSQSLERRTLPDNLPELFRICVADLSADHITALKERLTTERAGLLDSHPSYRDTMYDLRKTNPPALLTDRAEAYRLIVDFEGLCRAVTRARYYELLGGDLSLVTIAPIQEIFPYWEAANSSAPAQFPGN
- a CDS encoding tRNA-dihydrouridine synthase: RLWGVADEPRPLAVQIWDNDPAILAEVGAKLAHEFRVSVVDINFGCPVKQVTEKAHSGSYLLKHPDRVAAIVARVAQACAPTPVTAKIRLGCTRDRINAIDVAQVVEGAGGAALTVHGRTAQDYFKGTADWERIAEIKPYLKRIPLIGNGDLASVEAVLQVFRRYPVDGVMIARAALAKPWLFRQVQSALRGEPIAADPTLAEERALLLTHYDLVVRRFGVEKGTILMRKYACCYAQGRPGAREFRTYVSKAADAQAFHQIVERYFPQESEAVPAANGDDDNCGESSELDAE
- a CDS encoding ThuA domain-containing protein, translating into MIGRAGVLWRLGVCLLGLCFFGSVANGGQTKPKLRVLALGGSGGSHRTAEMIRLASPRLASAGVALTYSEDVASTLGDESLAHCDCLFIYKDDGELPPEAERSLLAYLRQGGGLVAVHCASHAFRNSDAYTRLIGGRFHHHGTGEFRSVVVDAQHAITQGWRNFSTWDETYVHDQLANDNRVLAVRAEDGGYEPYAWVRGLGRGRIFYTALGHDERTWGQPEFTDLLARAARWAAAAADEAPAAEELSVEQYTHRALTTEPPQPLAPEDSMRRMHLPEGFAVRLFATEPDIVKPLTMAEDERGRVWVVESVDYPNDVLEPFAGHDRIKICEDTDGDGRADRFTVFADGLNIPTSLLPYRDGVLVALAPHIVHLRDTDGDLVADRRDVLYTGFGKMDTHAVHSNFRWGMDNWVWATVGYSGGEVTAGGETHRFKQGVIRFKPDGSKLEVLTSTSNNTWGLGFRETGEVFVSTANNQHSVHLAIPNRYFEQVRGWHGMGWAEIEDHKQMHPVGHDLRQVDSYGGYTAAAGQTIYTAAQFPPAYRDRAALVCEPTGHLVHIDWLTPRGSGYVARDGFNLLASDDPWTAPIETQMALDGSVWMIDWYNYIVRHNPTPPGFETGAGNAYITPQRDKSHGRIYRIHYGDAPPAAAGLASDNVAGLIAALASDNMAARLHAQRLLYERGKTDIAAQWTQLVAADGVAAPHALGLLTGLEVERREWSQALDAALRSKKTSVRMAALAALARDATCVERLLASGALDAEQPTVCLAALLTLAEMPASDDAARALAGLLRHDAVAKDRWLPTAAIAAAARCDLAFLLAAAVRDKTAAPPALAEAVRVVSRHWAAGDDHARIGELVVALSSSEPAIAGAAIGGLAGGWSGREAVELNEEQLGALNRLMGLVDVEGQLTLAKLTQQWGIGDAFAEQVRQVEAKLVEQAADAERDDDKRIEAVRQLVAMARHDEALRRLTDLITPRSSPALVAGILDALATSSRAEIGELLIECWPRLTPTSRTQAVATLLRRSSWTARLLDAVARGTVSADDLSADQWQNLVHHPEAALAQRAKKLSAGNNRLPSEDRQRVLSELLPIAERRGDVTRGKLVFEQNCAKCHRHGDLGERIGPDLTGMAVRPRAEILTDVLDPNRSVEGNFRQYVVTTTDGLILTGLLLAETKTSVELLDSQAKRHVVQRDEIDEFAASPLSVMPEGFEKLPADDLAALLEFLSVKGRFVPLSIAKAATAISTRGMFYSREADAERLVFDDWGTKRVDEAPFQLVDPQGDRTENIILLYSPASEMCRRLPTSVTLDCNTAATKIHLLSGVSGWGYPVGMKGSVSLIVRLHYADGSTEDHELKNGEHFADYIRVVDVPKSQLAFKLREQQIRYLAVAPARPKETIAKIEFVKGPDQSAPVVMAVTVERDEN
- a CDS encoding CinA family nicotinamide mononucleotide deamidase-related protein, with the protein product MQAEVISIGDELTSGQRLDTNSQWLSERLGELGVRVLYHSTVADDLDANVRVFQTAAERADVIVATGGLGPTADDLTRDAIAAMAGRPLVLNQEVLEYIRALFARFGRDMPEKNQVQALFPEGSRVIPNPNGTAPGIDMDIARTGRGPSRIFALPGVPAEMMEMWRATVEPAIAALVGASRVIRHRRIKCFGVGESHLEQMLPDIIRRGRDPSVGITVSGAVITLRITAAGASPDDCLAAMAPTIATIHECLGDIVYGEEEDELEHAVHRLLAEKQLTLASAEWGTGGLIAQELSSLDQPQQRFLGGVVVTSAAAIESALGVPPHLLEQHG